In Chanodichthys erythropterus isolate Z2021 chromosome 9, ASM2448905v1, whole genome shotgun sequence, a genomic segment contains:
- the LOC137027421 gene encoding protein SSUH2 homolog, translating to KEALRRSMFDSIPGYEGIAVGGGGAYLPPPMPSVPMPVPEQASSHPEWHNIPSISEGRARAAFEDYVSSKCCYSSAPVRDGVITNMESFNTYRYRLETFTEYRSTKLCQEPYTGQRVDAGIQRAPGPWEITAQPPSYFTEHKENFRVPFTSSIKKCDPCGGLGKKPCSSCTGTGSKVCSECNGSRQRPDNESCNKCDYNGREKCSSCSGSGFHKCDACDGKGQLLVYINLKVKWITERDDYVGQDSSGLRSEKLGKVSGKELFRDAQINVYPVLGFPDVSVAQASERLIRDHQVNSRILQQRQIIELITITRVKYTWKEKPYVYYVYGNEMKVNADDYPATCCCSVM from the exons AAAGAAGCTCTGAGAAGAAG CATGTTTGACAGCATCCCGGGATATGAGGGAATTGCGGTCGGCGGAGGTG GTGCGTATCTTCCACCTCCAATGCCATCTGTGCCGATGCCTGTGCCTGAGCAAGCCTCCAGCCATCCAGAATggca CAACATTCCTTCCATCTCAGAAGGAAGAGCTCGTGCAGCTTTTGAAGATTACGTCTCCAGCAAGTGCTGCTATAGTTCTGCTCCCGTCAGAGATGGAGTTATAACCAACATGGAGTCCTTTAACACCTACAGG TATCGTTTGGAGACATTCACAGAGTACAGATCTACTAAATTGTGTCAGGAGCCTTACACAG GGCAGCGCGTCGATGCCGGGATTCAGCGTGCTCCTGGACCGTGGGAGATTACAGCTCAACCTCCGTCCTACTTCACTGAGCACAAGGAGAATTTTAGAGTGCCCTTCACTTCCTCAATTAAG AAATGTGACCCCTGCGGTGGATTGGGAAAAAAACCCTGTTCTTCTTGCACTGGAACTGGAAGC AAAGTGTGCTCTGAGTGTAACGGTTCTCGTCAACGTCCTGATAATGAGTCCTGCAATAAATGTGACTATAATGGACGTGAAAA ATGTAGTTCATGTAGCGGCAGCGGCTTCCACAAGTGTGACGCCTGTGATGGAAAGGGACAGCTACTCGTCTACATCAACCTCAAAGTCAAATG GATCACTGAGAGGGATGATTACGTAGGGCAAGATTCGAGCGGTCTGAGATCAGAAAAGCTGGGAAAGGTTTCAGGGAAGGAGCTCTTCAGAGACGCCCAGATTAAC GTCTATCCAGTGCTGGGTTTCCCTGATGTTTCTGTTGCTCAAGCATCTGAGCGTTTAATAAGGGACCATCAGGTGAACTCCCGCATATTACAGCAG AGGCAGATAATCGAGCTCATTACCATAACAAGGGTGAAGTACACTTGGAAAGAGAAGCCCTATGTTTACTATGTGTATGGAAATGAGATGAAAGTGAACGCTGATGACTATCCCGCCACCTGCTGCTGTTCTGTCATGTGA